The following coding sequences are from one Arachis hypogaea cultivar Tifrunner chromosome 7, arahy.Tifrunner.gnm2.J5K5, whole genome shotgun sequence window:
- the LOC112702512 gene encoding uncharacterized protein — translation MLAVSMALLHHCSTPLARAVSTPARDRARACSTVAMAMATAPRKSQPQQQVLLGMSENDLQQLALNLGQQSFRGKQLYHLIYKRKVREIQEFIQLPQAFRNELEEAGWKVGRSPTFQTVTAADGTVKLLLKLEDNRLVETVGIPVDEDKGSVRLTACVSSQVGCPLRCSFCATGKGGFSRNLHSHEIVEQVMAIEEVFNRRVTNVVFMGMGEPMLNLKAVLEAHHCLNKDIQIGQRMMTISTVGVPNTLKKLASHKLQSTLAVSLHAPNQKLREKIVPSAKSYPLSALMKDCREYYRETNRRVSFEYALLAGVNDSVDNAIELAKLLHEWGPGYHVNLIPFNPVEGSEYRRPYKKAVQAFAAALESNKITVSVRQTRGLDANAACGQLRNNFQKNPLVTDAENLETELPNMELAVAS, via the exons ATGCTGGCCGTTTCAATGGCGCTGCTTCACCACTGTTCCACACCTCTAGCACGTGCGGTCAGCACTCCAGCACGTGATCGTGCACGTGCTTGCTCCACGGTGGCCATGGCCATGGCCACTGCACCTCGCAAATCGCAGCCGCAGCAGCAGGTTCTTCTTGGCATGTCCGAGAACGACCTCCAACAACTTGCTCTCAACTTGGGTCAG CAAAGCTTTAGGGGGAAGCAGCTTTATCATCTTATATACAAGAGGAAGGTCAGAGAAATTCAGGAGTTCATTCAGT TGCCTCAGGCATTTAGGAATGAACTTGAGGAAGCTGGATGGAAGGTAGGGCGGTCTCCAACTTTTCAAACAGTTACAGCAGCTGATGGGACTGTTAAG TTGTTGCTGAAGTTGGAAGACAACAGATTGGTTGAAACCGTTGGTATTCCAGTTGACGAGGATAAAGGTTCAGTTCGCCTCACAGCATGTGTTTCATCACAG GTTGGTTGTCCATTACGTTGCTCTTTCTGTGCCACTGGCAAAGGAGGTTTTTCAAGGAATCTTCACAGCCATGAAATCGTCGAGCAG GTAATGGCAATTGAGGAGGTCTTCAACCGCAGGGTGACAAATGTAGTGTTTATGGGAATGGGTGAACCAATGTTAAATCTGAAGGCAGTCCTTGAAGCTCACCATTGCTTGAATAAG GATATCCAAATTGGGCAAAGAATGATGACCATCTCCACTGTGGGTGTTCCAAATACATTAAAGAAGCTGGCTTCTCACAAACTTCAATCTACATTAGCTGTGAG CCTGCACGCTCCTAACCAGAAACTTAGGGAGAAAATTGTTCCTAGTGCAAAATCGTATCCATTGAGTGCACTTATGAAAGATTGTCGGGAATACTACCGGGAAACAAATAGGCGGGTTTCCTTTGAATATGCACTTTTAG CTGGAGTCAATGACTCGGTAGATAATGCGATAGAACTTGCCAAACTACTCCATGAATGGGGGCCTGGTTATCATGTGAACTTGATACCTTTCAATCCGGTAGAAGGCTCTGAGTACCGCCGTCCTTACAAGAAAGCA GTGCAAGCATTCGCGGCTGCTTTGGAGTCCAATAAAATAACTGTTAGCGTACGTCAAACCAGAGGACTTGACGCAAATGCAGCGTGTGGTCAGTTGCGAAACAATTTCCAGAAAAATCCTTTGGTTACCGACGCCGAAAATCTGGAAACAGAAC